The Kitasatospora sp. NBC_00374 genome has a segment encoding these proteins:
- a CDS encoding DUF6230 family protein, with the protein MSQTFGKTRWRRFAVVMVPSIAATAAIGVSLANSALAASFSVSGQSFKVTAADLDGQGFAQFGSVDQGTPDKNGNKVHPVAVSAFDTATIQGLCQSVVTDLGPLGEWTLVLKAGNESGKPVEAANLLIDLDQLNADATFTDINIGQDASTLDAHKGGVIEKYRALGNTTPTGTKGFAQAAKSAHLTKVEQTAWATSAGTFKLSGLKLNINRGSGAGVECY; encoded by the coding sequence ATGTCCCAGACTTTCGGCAAGACGCGCTGGCGTCGCTTCGCCGTCGTGATGGTCCCCAGCATCGCCGCGACCGCCGCCATCGGTGTCAGCCTGGCCAACAGCGCGCTGGCCGCCTCGTTCAGCGTGTCCGGCCAGAGCTTCAAGGTCACCGCCGCCGACCTGGACGGCCAGGGCTTCGCCCAGTTCGGCTCGGTCGACCAGGGCACCCCGGACAAGAACGGCAACAAGGTCCACCCGGTCGCCGTGTCGGCCTTCGACACCGCCACCATCCAGGGCCTGTGCCAGTCCGTGGTCACCGACCTCGGCCCGCTCGGCGAGTGGACCCTGGTCCTCAAGGCCGGCAACGAGTCCGGCAAGCCGGTCGAGGCCGCCAACCTGCTGATCGACCTCGACCAGCTGAACGCGGACGCCACGTTCACCGACATCAACATCGGCCAGGACGCCTCGACCCTGGACGCGCACAAGGGCGGCGTGATCGAGAAGTACCGCGCCCTCGGCAACACCACGCCCACCGGCACCAAGGGCTTCGCCCAGGCCGCCAAGTCCGCCCACCTGACCAAGGTGGAGCAGACCGCCTGGGCGACCTCGGCCGGCACGTTCAAGCTGAGCGGC